The Chitinophaga sp. H8 genome contains a region encoding:
- a CDS encoding Gfo/Idh/MocA family protein has protein sequence MKNNRRDFLRLAGLTGIGLAGGALLPACKTASASSGTAGGASHLDQIREQVGRTHKQHFNMSGYGAPKIDKVRIGYIGLGNRGGAAVERISYVAGVEIKALCDIRPEKAAEAKARIKFPGHQPQLYTSSKEDWKRVCERDDIDLIYIATQWELHTPIAVYAMQHGKHVAVEIPAAKTIDECWQLVETSEKTRKHCMMLENCCYDFFELLTLNMARQGFFGEIVHCEGAYIHHLLESMFDKEKRYDLWRLKENAVRNGNLYPTHGLGPVCQIMNINRGDSMEYLTSLSSIDYMMGPMEKELLAKDATYQPYANAHFRGNMNTTSIRTRNGRSIMVQHDVTSPRPYSRIHLVSGTKATAMKYPLPGRIATGHEDWLDEAAMKALEDKYTPAIVKKQGELAKQVGGHGGMDFLMDWRLIDCLRNGLPLDQDVYDAALWSAIGPLSEWSVANRSNSIDVPDFTCGSWKQNKPVDVSMAQGGTTGVNVPK, from the coding sequence ATGAAAAATAATCGCAGAGATTTCTTAAGGTTGGCAGGACTAACCGGGATAGGTCTGGCAGGTGGTGCCTTATTGCCTGCATGTAAAACTGCAAGTGCCAGTTCGGGAACAGCAGGAGGGGCTTCGCACCTGGATCAGATACGGGAACAGGTGGGACGTACGCACAAACAACACTTTAATATGTCGGGGTATGGGGCACCAAAAATTGACAAAGTACGCATCGGCTATATCGGGTTGGGCAACAGAGGAGGCGCAGCAGTAGAACGTATCAGCTATGTAGCAGGTGTAGAAATCAAAGCTTTGTGTGATATCCGTCCGGAGAAAGCCGCTGAAGCAAAAGCAAGGATTAAATTTCCCGGTCATCAGCCACAGCTGTATACCAGTTCCAAAGAAGACTGGAAGCGGGTATGTGAGCGGGACGATATCGACCTGATATATATAGCTACCCAGTGGGAACTGCATACGCCGATAGCAGTATATGCCATGCAGCATGGAAAGCATGTAGCAGTAGAAATACCCGCTGCCAAAACCATTGATGAGTGCTGGCAACTGGTAGAAACCTCTGAAAAGACCAGGAAGCATTGTATGATGCTGGAAAACTGCTGTTATGATTTTTTTGAACTGCTCACACTGAATATGGCGAGGCAAGGTTTCTTCGGAGAGATCGTACACTGTGAAGGCGCTTATATCCATCATTTGCTGGAAAGCATGTTTGATAAAGAAAAGCGTTATGACCTGTGGCGCCTGAAAGAAAATGCGGTGAGGAATGGTAATTTATATCCCACACATGGACTAGGACCTGTATGCCAGATCATGAATATTAACCGCGGAGATAGTATGGAGTACCTGACCTCTCTCTCCAGTATTGATTATATGATGGGGCCGATGGAAAAAGAATTACTGGCGAAAGATGCTACTTACCAACCTTATGCGAATGCTCATTTCAGGGGCAATATGAACACTACCAGCATCCGTACCCGTAATGGCCGCAGTATTATGGTACAGCATGATGTAACCTCTCCGCGTCCATATTCCAGGATACACCTGGTAAGCGGTACCAAAGCCACTGCCATGAAATATCCTTTGCCCGGCCGTATTGCTACCGGTCATGAAGACTGGCTGGATGAGGCAGCTATGAAGGCGCTGGAAGATAAATATACCCCTGCTATTGTAAAAAAACAGGGAGAGCTGGCCAAACAGGTAGGTGGGCATGGTGGAATGGATTTTTTAATGGACTGGCGGTTGATCGATTGCCTGCGCAACGGATTGCCGCTGGACCAGGACGTGTATGACGCCGCTTTATGGAGTGCCATAGGACCATTAAGTGAGTGGTCGGTGGCCAACCGCTCCAATTCAATTGATGTGCCGGATTTTACCTGCGGCTCCTGGAAGCAGAACAAACCGGTGGATGTATCTATGGCGCAAGGCGGAACTACTGGCGTAAATGTTCCTAAATAG
- a CDS encoding alpha/beta hydrolase family protein — MTQYPFQKKSTITVLLAACWLMSAGLEAPLQAANSSAVSSIDSSRLPAVFTDAPMDIINLQLKQQAALAFQMHQLPQTRQEWEVLRTQLKATVLRKTGAIIDHALPLNYKETGHTQLNGYSVKNIVFQTRPGVYATANLYVPDGKGPFPAVINSHGHWKDARAGEMVQATAHALALNGYVCLNMDAWGAGERTTIHGEAEYHGANLGASLMDIGTSLMGMQLTDNMRGVDLLCSLPQVDKDHIGATGASGGGNQTMWLSAMDERIKAVVPVVSVGTFESYIMNSNCVCELLADGLTFTEEAGILGLIAPRALKICNALNDSNKSFYPSEMLRSYKNAASVFDLLGASDKLSYQLFNTTHGYWPEIRETMVGWFDLHLKGTGTGAPKKEPAFTLLPVSQLMTFPAGKRDAGVMSTAAFCKLNGQTLRQDMLEAKGGDKQQQQQTLKEILRIQDPLTLKTLHRYSTSQGWERLALETTSGDVIPVLLRAPQYKEKGFVILSHPRGKDSIPADILEAAVRDGNGIVLPDLWGTGEHGSALANTTDGSLPPFHTLSRSALWLGNTVQGQWVNELDLVTKVLKSQFGAGRITIDGSRETGIAALFLAALEGNVTEVTLRNGPLSYAFDERSGIDFFTMAVHVPGFLQWGDVSQAAALSGKEIRFIDPVTMAGKPVKGSALDTYKAEFEKLRKRYRTTGHTIFQ, encoded by the coding sequence ATGACACAATACCCTTTTCAGAAGAAAAGTACCATCACAGTACTGTTGGCAGCTTGCTGGTTAATGAGTGCAGGATTAGAGGCTCCTTTGCAGGCTGCCAACAGTAGTGCAGTAAGCAGTATTGATTCCAGCAGGCTACCTGCTGTTTTTACAGACGCGCCTATGGATATCATCAACTTACAGCTAAAGCAGCAGGCGGCACTTGCTTTTCAAATGCACCAGCTGCCGCAGACCCGGCAGGAATGGGAAGTCCTGCGCACGCAGCTTAAAGCTACTGTACTGCGTAAAACCGGAGCTATCATAGATCATGCGCTACCTTTAAATTATAAGGAAACCGGGCATACGCAACTGAATGGATATTCGGTAAAGAACATTGTTTTCCAGACAAGGCCGGGTGTCTATGCTACTGCGAACCTGTATGTTCCTGATGGGAAAGGCCCGTTCCCGGCAGTAATCAACTCACATGGTCACTGGAAAGATGCACGTGCCGGAGAAATGGTACAGGCTACGGCCCATGCGCTGGCATTGAACGGATATGTATGTTTGAATATGGATGCCTGGGGAGCGGGGGAAAGAACGACTATACATGGAGAAGCGGAATATCATGGGGCTAACCTGGGAGCATCACTGATGGATATAGGTACTTCTCTGATGGGCATGCAGCTGACAGACAATATGCGTGGTGTGGACCTGTTATGCTCGCTGCCGCAAGTAGACAAGGACCATATCGGTGCTACCGGTGCCAGCGGAGGAGGCAACCAAACCATGTGGCTGTCTGCCATGGATGAACGTATCAAAGCAGTGGTGCCAGTAGTAAGTGTGGGCACTTTTGAGTCTTACATTATGAACAGCAACTGCGTTTGTGAACTGCTGGCAGATGGGCTAACCTTTACGGAAGAGGCGGGAATATTAGGATTGATCGCCCCGCGTGCATTGAAAATATGCAATGCACTGAATGATTCCAATAAATCTTTTTACCCCTCAGAGATGCTGCGCAGTTACAAAAATGCAGCTTCAGTATTTGACCTGCTGGGCGCTTCGGATAAATTGAGCTATCAGTTGTTTAATACGACTCACGGATACTGGCCGGAAATACGGGAAACAATGGTAGGGTGGTTTGATCTCCATCTGAAAGGAACAGGTACAGGAGCACCTAAAAAAGAACCTGCCTTTACTTTGTTACCCGTGTCACAGCTAATGACTTTTCCTGCCGGAAAAAGAGATGCAGGGGTAATGAGCACCGCTGCCTTTTGTAAACTGAACGGGCAAACCCTGCGGCAGGATATGCTGGAAGCCAAAGGGGGAGATAAGCAACAACAGCAACAAACATTAAAAGAAATATTACGCATACAGGACCCCCTTACTTTAAAAACATTGCACCGGTACAGCACTTCTCAGGGATGGGAAAGGCTGGCGTTGGAAACCACCAGTGGAGATGTGATACCTGTATTGCTTCGTGCACCACAGTACAAAGAGAAAGGATTTGTGATCCTGAGTCATCCCAGAGGGAAAGACAGTATCCCTGCGGATATTCTGGAAGCAGCAGTCAGAGATGGTAATGGTATTGTACTGCCGGATCTCTGGGGTACCGGAGAACATGGCTCTGCCCTGGCTAATACTACAGATGGTAGTTTACCACCTTTCCATACCTTATCCCGTTCTGCATTATGGTTGGGTAATACCGTACAGGGACAATGGGTAAATGAACTGGATCTGGTAACAAAGGTGTTGAAATCACAATTTGGTGCCGGAAGAATTACAATAGATGGGAGCAGGGAAACAGGTATAGCTGCTTTGTTCCTGGCTGCACTGGAAGGTAATGTTACGGAAGTGACCCTACGTAACGGACCTTTGAGTTATGCATTTGATGAGCGTAGCGGCATAGATTTTTTTACAATGGCGGTACATGTGCCTGGTTTTTTACAATGGGGTGATGTATCACAAGCAGCGGCATTAAGTGGAAAGGAGATCCGTTTTATAGACCCGGTGACGATGGCTGGTAAACCGGTTAAGGGGAGCGCACTGGATACATACAAAGCAGAATTTGAAAAATTAAGGAAGCGCTATCGTACTACAGGACATACCATTTTCCAGTAG
- a CDS encoding SusD/RagB family nutrient-binding outer membrane lipoprotein has translation MKKFSLYILIPALALSITSCTKDFDEMNKDGSSIVGVGPLEVPFMFSRAQSSAAMPQSYYQTAQNLYADQYAQYFALTTTNFQTGRYVINDGWLPRPGIVTYVQVVPQLNTIFEKMDASSGETALANIVWAFAFHRMTDYFGPVPYFDAGKAQESIAYDAQDKIYDDLFKRLDLAVQNLKKLEAGKNVFGSYDLIYNGDVQQWIRFANTLRLRLAMRISKVLPARAKTEAEAAIAGGVMTETIHSAWIKRSLKGGDGNGLSLIGSYNEFSMSSTMASYLKGYGDPRMAKYFQPATASGEFRGLRNGSTAEAINNPMNRPAQTSNVGTYWVTWNGTAWTPQLEAMQPVMYAAEAYFLRAEAALNGWNAGGSAAELYKKGIETSLKEWKITDPAIVDAYTQSTAVPVAPGDVENSPAVADIPVKWGNTESVQRQQIGTQKWLAIYPDGIEGWAEFRRSGYPKMYPVVQSDNSDLPQGTFIKRLPYPSSEAATNAAELKKGVALLNGPDNAATKLWWDVE, from the coding sequence ATGAAGAAGTTTAGTCTATATATATTGATTCCTGCGCTGGCGTTATCCATCACCAGCTGTACAAAGGATTTTGATGAAATGAATAAAGATGGCAGTTCCATTGTGGGAGTAGGGCCACTGGAGGTACCCTTTATGTTTTCCAGGGCGCAGTCATCTGCGGCTATGCCACAATCTTATTACCAGACTGCACAGAACCTGTATGCAGATCAGTATGCACAGTATTTTGCCCTCACCACTACTAATTTCCAGACGGGCCGTTATGTTATCAATGATGGCTGGTTGCCAAGGCCGGGAATTGTTACTTATGTGCAGGTAGTACCTCAATTGAATACTATTTTTGAGAAAATGGATGCGTCTTCGGGAGAAACTGCGCTGGCTAATATAGTATGGGCATTTGCTTTTCACCGGATGACAGATTATTTTGGGCCTGTTCCCTATTTTGATGCCGGGAAGGCACAAGAAAGTATTGCTTATGACGCACAGGATAAAATTTATGATGACCTTTTCAAACGCCTGGATCTGGCAGTACAAAACCTTAAAAAACTGGAGGCTGGAAAAAATGTGTTTGGTAGCTATGATCTGATTTACAACGGGGATGTGCAGCAATGGATCCGGTTTGCCAATACCCTGCGCCTGAGACTGGCGATGCGCATATCCAAAGTATTGCCGGCAAGAGCCAAGACAGAAGCGGAAGCAGCGATAGCCGGAGGGGTAATGACAGAGACGATACATTCTGCATGGATAAAAAGATCACTGAAAGGAGGAGATGGTAATGGGTTATCCCTGATAGGCTCTTACAATGAATTCAGTATGAGTTCTACAATGGCCTCTTATCTGAAAGGATATGGGGACCCACGTATGGCAAAATATTTTCAGCCGGCTACTGCCTCCGGAGAATTCAGGGGATTACGTAATGGCTCTACAGCAGAAGCAATCAATAATCCGATGAACCGCCCGGCACAAACTTCCAATGTGGGTACTTACTGGGTAACCTGGAATGGAACTGCATGGACCCCTCAGCTGGAAGCTATGCAGCCGGTAATGTATGCAGCAGAAGCTTATTTCTTACGTGCAGAAGCTGCATTGAACGGATGGAATGCGGGCGGAAGTGCAGCAGAACTTTATAAAAAGGGAATAGAAACGAGTTTGAAAGAATGGAAGATTACAGACCCGGCCATTGTGGATGCCTATACGCAATCTACTGCTGTGCCGGTAGCTCCCGGCGATGTAGAAAATTCTCCTGCAGTGGCTGATATCCCGGTGAAATGGGGGAATACAGAAAGTGTTCAGCGGCAGCAGATAGGCACACAGAAGTGGCTGGCCATTTATCCCGATGGTATAGAAGGATGGGCGGAATTCCGCAGAAGCGGATACCCTAAAATGTACCCGGTGGTACAATCGGATAACAGCGATCTGCCACAAGGTACTTTTATTAAGCGCTTGCCTTATCCTTCCTCTGAAGCTGCTACCAATGCAGCAGAATTGAAGAAAGGAGTAGCGTTGCTGAACGGTCCTGATAATGCCGCTACGAAGTTGTGGTGGGACGTAGAATGA
- a CDS encoding SusC/RagA family TonB-linked outer membrane protein, translating into MKKRMHLTFNLYFLLVLVLAMPWQVSAQNQPVKGTVRDAANQSPVPGVSVSVKGTPNGVTTDPDGKYTISAAADAVLVFSFIGYEKQEVSVAGKQSIDVALVLSTSKLSEVVVTALGIERKTRSLGYSTQQLTGANLNAVKDPSANIMNSLSGKVAGAVITPASTGPGGAVRVVLRGNRSLTGNNNALIVVDGVPLDNNMTSERGGGGSANTIGTQMKSLSSGYSGSDGASSINPQDVESVTVLKGAAAAALYGSRAANGALIITTKSGKSGRMAVNYNGSISVDQPNLLMKFQNTYGRGNKGQYGAQAGESWGAPAKTYANNVRDFYQTGTAINNSIDFSGGTDNVRGYASYTNNSTKGIVPNNSLDRNTLNLRLSTTIIPKLTTDVKVTYMNQQIKNKPRLGDNGVVNEATIMPRDLSPDSLRIFERYDAMGKPIPVYWTNSSIFMNPYWDVNRTSLNEERNRITLLGSAKYQLTDWLSVQGRYSLDKYDDKIRGSYYDGTLAMTVLPGGRYLEGLISRQERNMDVLLSGNNKLSGDFGINYNVGASVQTTKGGNTQSLANGLSIPNKFDLNFATTPAFTSIPYKKEIQSVYGSAQLDFRQYLYLDVSARNDWSSTLPPPYSYFYPSVALSAVISDMTELPSWMSFGKVRASYSEVGNDADPYLLMQRYNFTLGAGNGFVTRDNTKSIPDLKPERTKAYEAGVEWKFLDGRIGIDATYYKTNTINQLIFVGLPQATGFSQQYINVGDIQNQGIEIMLTGTPVRSKELTWNTAVNFARNKNKVLSLIPGLEQTELSASGTLGRLLIKPGESYGDIYDYAWAKDDKTGQYLVNDKGLPVVTPLQKLGNFNPDFTLGWSNTFLYKKFNLSFLIDGRVGGIVVSGTDAFLAYYGVGDYTAKYRDGGLILPGVKADGSSNTTAITAEQLWTSVSQGGRNGYGEFFAYSATNFRLRELSLGYNFDLNHKLLKNARLSVTGRNLFFLYRGKSLLDIPGIGKRTLPVDPEASIGTSNYQGIETGMLPAVRSIGLNLSLSF; encoded by the coding sequence ATGAAAAAGCGGATGCATCTAACATTCAATCTCTATTTCCTTCTAGTACTTGTTTTGGCCATGCCATGGCAGGTCTCCGCACAAAACCAGCCTGTAAAAGGAACGGTACGCGATGCTGCCAACCAGTCGCCGGTTCCGGGGGTAAGTGTAAGCGTAAAAGGTACGCCTAATGGTGTCACTACCGATCCGGATGGTAAGTATACCATTTCAGCTGCTGCGGATGCAGTGTTGGTATTTTCCTTTATCGGTTATGAAAAACAGGAAGTTTCTGTCGCAGGCAAACAAAGTATTGATGTTGCCTTAGTATTGTCTACTTCTAAACTAAGTGAAGTAGTAGTTACCGCATTAGGTATTGAGCGTAAAACGCGTTCACTGGGTTATTCTACGCAACAGCTTACCGGTGCTAATCTGAATGCGGTGAAAGATCCCAGCGCAAACATTATGAACAGCCTGAGTGGTAAAGTAGCAGGCGCTGTTATCACACCAGCCTCTACCGGGCCTGGCGGCGCTGTACGGGTGGTATTAAGAGGTAATCGCTCTCTTACCGGTAATAATAATGCGCTGATTGTGGTGGATGGAGTACCATTGGATAATAATATGACAAGTGAACGGGGTGGTGGCGGCTCCGCCAATACCATTGGTACACAGATGAAAAGTTTAAGCAGTGGATACTCAGGAAGTGATGGTGCTTCCAGCATCAACCCACAGGATGTGGAATCAGTAACGGTGCTGAAAGGTGCGGCCGCTGCTGCATTGTATGGCAGCCGCGCTGCAAACGGGGCCTTGATCATTACTACTAAAAGCGGAAAGAGTGGCCGCATGGCAGTGAATTACAATGGAAGCATTTCTGTAGACCAGCCTAATCTGCTGATGAAATTCCAGAATACTTATGGCCGGGGTAATAAAGGGCAGTATGGTGCGCAGGCAGGCGAAAGCTGGGGAGCACCCGCAAAGACTTATGCAAATAATGTCCGTGATTTTTATCAAACAGGTACTGCCATTAATAATTCCATTGATTTTTCCGGAGGTACAGACAACGTAAGAGGATATGCTTCCTATACCAATAACAGCACCAAGGGAATCGTTCCTAATAACAGCCTGGATAGAAATACGCTCAACCTGCGGTTGTCTACTACTATCATCCCAAAGCTGACAACGGATGTGAAGGTGACCTATATGAACCAGCAAATAAAGAATAAACCACGGTTGGGTGATAATGGGGTGGTAAATGAAGCTACTATAATGCCACGGGATCTGAGTCCGGATTCTTTAAGGATATTTGAGCGTTATGATGCTATGGGAAAACCTATTCCGGTATACTGGACCAACTCTTCTATTTTTATGAATCCTTACTGGGATGTAAACAGGACCAGTTTAAATGAAGAACGTAACAGGATTACCCTGCTGGGATCTGCTAAGTATCAGCTGACTGACTGGCTGAGTGTACAGGGACGTTACAGCCTGGATAAGTATGATGATAAGATCAGAGGTTCTTATTACGATGGTACCTTAGCCATGACGGTATTACCGGGCGGACGGTATCTGGAAGGACTGATCAGCCGGCAGGAGCGTAATATGGATGTGCTGTTATCCGGTAACAATAAGCTGTCTGGTGATTTTGGTATCAACTATAATGTAGGTGCCAGTGTACAAACCACTAAAGGGGGCAACACACAATCGCTGGCTAATGGATTGAGCATTCCCAACAAATTCGATCTTAATTTTGCTACTACACCTGCCTTTACCAGTATACCCTATAAAAAGGAAATTCAATCTGTTTATGGAAGTGCCCAACTTGATTTCAGACAATATCTTTATCTGGATGTAAGTGCCAGAAATGACTGGTCCTCTACGTTACCTCCTCCATACAGCTATTTTTATCCATCCGTGGCTTTGTCAGCTGTAATATCAGATATGACGGAATTGCCATCCTGGATGTCTTTTGGTAAAGTAAGGGCATCTTACTCAGAAGTAGGTAATGATGCGGATCCTTATTTGCTGATGCAGCGATATAATTTCACTTTAGGTGCTGGAAACGGCTTTGTGACAAGAGATAACACCAAATCAATTCCTGATCTGAAACCTGAGAGAACCAAAGCTTATGAAGCGGGTGTAGAGTGGAAGTTCCTGGATGGACGTATTGGCATCGATGCCACCTATTATAAGACTAATACGATTAATCAGCTGATTTTTGTGGGGCTGCCACAGGCAACAGGCTTCAGTCAGCAATATATCAATGTAGGGGATATTCAGAACCAGGGTATAGAAATCATGCTGACAGGCACCCCGGTACGCAGTAAAGAGCTGACCTGGAATACGGCAGTAAACTTTGCCCGGAATAAAAACAAGGTGCTGTCTTTAATTCCGGGATTAGAGCAGACAGAACTTTCTGCTTCCGGAACATTGGGCCGATTGCTGATAAAGCCAGGGGAATCCTATGGAGATATTTATGATTATGCCTGGGCAAAGGATGATAAAACCGGACAGTACCTGGTAAATGATAAAGGATTGCCCGTAGTAACCCCGCTGCAAAAGCTGGGTAATTTTAATCCTGATTTTACATTAGGCTGGAGCAACACTTTCCTGTATAAAAAATTCAACCTGTCTTTCCTGATTGATGGTCGTGTGGGTGGTATTGTAGTATCAGGAACAGATGCTTTCCTGGCTTATTATGGAGTAGGAGATTATACAGCTAAATACCGGGATGGAGGTTTAATCTTACCAGGTGTAAAAGCGGATGGCAGTTCCAATACCACTGCTATTACAGCAGAACAGTTATGGACAAGTGTTTCGCAGGGTGGTCGTAACGGATACGGAGAGTTTTTTGCCTATAGTGCTACCAACTTCCGTTTAAGAGAGCTTTCATTGGGATACAATTTTGATCTGAATCACAAACTGCTGAAGAATGCACGGTTGTCTGTTACCGGTCGTAATCTTTTCTTCCTGTACAGAGGGAAATCTCTCCTGGATATACCAGGCATAGGAAAACGTACACTACCGGTAGATCCCGAAGCTTCCATAGGTACCAGCAATTACCAGGGAATAGAAACAGGGATGTTACCTGCGGTGCGTAGTATTGGTTTGAACCTTAGTTTATCCTTTTAG